From the Kogia breviceps isolate mKogBre1 chromosome 15, mKogBre1 haplotype 1, whole genome shotgun sequence genome, one window contains:
- the LOC131742955 gene encoding small ribosomal subunit protein uS14-like: MGHQQLYRSHPRKFGQGSHSCCVCLNRHGLIQKYGLNMCRQCFRQYVKDMGFIKLN, encoded by the coding sequence ATGGGTCACCAGCAGCTCTACAGGAGCCATCCAAGAAAATTCGGCCAGGGTTCTCACTCTTGCTGCGTTTGCTTAAACCGGCATGGTCTGATCCAGAAATATGGCCTCAATATGTGCCGCCAGTGTTTCCGCCAGTACGTGAAGGACATGGGCTTCATTAAGTTGAACTAA